In Zunongwangia sp. HGR-M22, the sequence ACAGTATTTAATGTGTTTTAATACCTGGGTGAGAGAAAATTCCTTCATAAATATATAAATTTTATTTATTTAACCGATTTTGATATCCCTACTTCTTATTATCTGTTAGGTCTAAAAAATATTCTAATTAGGTCAATTTATTAGTTCGGACAGGTTATTTTAAACGTTTGCCCAAACTTTTTATATACTTTATGATTTCCTTTTTTTAATGTTAAACAATAGGATGAATGTCTAATTTTTAAATGCTTATGTCATGTTTGAAATGATACTGCAGAGATTTCATGATGAGGTGAGGAAAGAACAGCAAGGCACCCAGGATTATTTGAAACACTCCATTGAAATGATTCAGTTTTGTCGGGAAATACTGATAGAATTGAAAAGTCAGGTGGAGGAAGAAGACTTCGAAAGTGTACCGGAAGAAATCCATTTCTTTAAAGAAATCAAACCTCAACCCATGAGCTACTTAATTTATTATACTTACGTCCGTAGCTGTGAGCTCCATAAACCTAAGGCCGGAAAACAATATAAAATCCGATTTCTGGAAAAAGAGATGAGAAAAGTCAATAAATTCTTCGCGAAAAATACGGACTTTACTTACTATATGGAACAGGGCTACACGTATTTGGATCATACTTTCTTTACCCGTCGTGGAATCGAAAAGTTTCCTATGGATCCTACAGAAAACCAGTATTTCGATCCGGATTTTACAACCTCTCATGATCTGCTTTGGGCAAAAATTCAAGCAGTATATCGCTATATTCATTACCTGCGGGAACAACTCCAAAAACTCCACGGGAAAGACCTGGAATTTTCGATTGATAAAAAGCATCGGGTGCTGGTCTGGACCAATAGTAAAACGGCTCTGGTAGAACTCATCTATGCGCTGCATAATAACGAAGCTTTTAATTATGGTAAATCTGATCTCAATACAATCACCCATGCCCTGGAAGAGGTGTTCAATATTCGGTTGGATAATATTTCCAAGACGTATATGGAAATTAAAGCTCGTAAAGGAAGTAAAACCAAATATCTGGATGAACTGGGAATTAAATTTCAATTAAAGATGGAAGCGGAGGATGGTAGGTGAGGGAACTATAATATTAACTTATTGGTAATCTATATCTCCTTTAGCCCGGAATGCTAATTCATTACTTGAAGTTTACAAATCCTTAATATGGATTTTGAGAGATTTTATTTTATTTGTTGCCAATGAAATCGATCCAAATAAATGATTTTAATTTATTAGCCTCCCAGGTAAAAAATGGAAGTACTCTGGCTTATAAGAAATTGTTCGATTCGCTGTGGGAGCCATTATACAGGCATACGCAAAGCATTGTTATGGATGAACATGCAGCCAAGGATATACTTCAGGAAATTTGGATAGATTATTGGAATCGTAAAACAACGATCTCTCCCATAAATATACGTGCCTATCTTTTTCAGGCTGCCAAGTACAAATCCCTGAATTACTTGCGAAATACAAAATTCAATAAGGTGCATGTTGAAGCTCTTGATCAATTCATCCAGGAAGACGAATTTTCTATAGATGGATTAGAAAAAGATAAATTGTTAGGGAAAATTCTGGAAGATGCTATTAACAATTTACCGGAGCGCTGTAAAGCTATATTTAAAATGAGTAGGATGGAAGGCTATACAAATGATGAGATAGCGCAGTCCTTAAATATATCCAAAAGAAGTGTTGAAAATCAAATCTCTATTGCTTTAAAAAAATTACGTGTCGATCTGAAAGGACATGAATTAGCATTTGTTATATTTTCATTATACCTGATTTAATTAATTGTTAAGCTATCCTATCTGCTGTTAACAAAATTTTAAGTGTCAGATTATTGGTGTGAGTTCTATTTACCGAAAGGTATTTAAGAGTAAACGCACCATCGCATGAATGAGAAATCTTTTAAATCAATTATTACTAAGTTCCTGAAAAAGGAATCTAGTGAAAAGGAATACAAATACATTGAAGACTTTGAAAATTTCCTGTTTGATAGGAATAAATCCAATGTTTTTAAGGATGAAGACCATAAAAGCAGGATCAAAAATGAAATTTATCGGGTTGTAAATAGAAATGTTCATAAATCAGGATTCCCATGGCTTAGGATTGCTGCCGTGATAGCGATTCTGATTGGTACTGCTTTTTTGACACTATACTATTATCCTATATTAAATAATAGCCGGCTAAGCTTTCAGACAAAAGATTCTCCTGAATACTTTATCCTACCCGACAGTTCCACAATATGGCTTGATAGCCATTCAAAGCTTTTTTATCATAAAAGTTTTACTACTTCCAGGAAAATAGAACTTGATGGAGCAGCTTTTTTTAATGTTAAACGCAATGCAAATAAACCGTTTATAGTTGATTTCGATCAGCACGAAGTATTGGTGACCGGTACGAAATTTTCCGTTAGTAATAGGAATAAAATACTACAGAAAGTAGCCGTTAAGGAAGGAAGCGTGCGGGTGAGTTCCAATACCGGTTTTGATAATGTGGATCTAAAAGCGAACACCTACCTTGAAATACTACCTGGGAAAATAAAAAAAGGAATCAAAGCATTTTCCGATAAAGGATATTGGAGCCCCAAAAAATTGATTTTTGAAAATATAACACTGGATGCAGCTCTTGACAGTATAAGCGCGCGATATAATCTTACGCTTGTGGTACCAAATGAGACTTCTCTAAATCTTCAGAAAAAAATAACAGCAAGCTATAGTGGAACAACAAGTATTTATGAAATAGTCGATGGTTTAACCCTTTTAACCCCCTATCAATATGAAATAGACGTGAAATCGCAGGAATTAAAAATTCAAACTCGTTAAAATTAAATTTTAAAAAGAAGAGAGGAGTATTATGCTTGGCGGCTTTAAACTCCCCTCAAAAAACAATTAAAACAAAATTATGAAGAATTTTGTAATGCAAAAATTTATTATCCTTTTTACTGGCCTTGTTCTATGTAACGGGATAAATTATGGCTATGCAAGCCAAACTTTGGATCCGGAAAAATATGAGATTCAAATTTCTACAAATAGGCTCCTGGATATTATTGGTGAAATAGAAAAACAAATACCTGCCAGTTTTGCCTATACCGATGAAATTGATTTACAGGGATTGCTCGATCTACCTGCAGGTAAATATAGATTGGATAAATTTTTAAAGAAAATAAAGGATGAACTTAAGTTAGAAATCAAGATTGTAGGAAGTCAAATTTATCTTTTGCCCGTAAAAAAAGATAAAAAAACAGAATTAGAACAGAATTCTATTCATGGAAATGTCCTCGATCACCAAAATTTACCACTTCCAGGGGTTACAATTAGAGAAAAAGAAACTCAAAATGGCGTAGTAACGGACTTTGAAGGTAATTTTAATATTGAGGTTAGTAATCCGAATGCGATTCTTGAATTTTCTTATGTAGGTTATGTCACAAAAGAAATTGAATTAAAAGGAAGTAACGTGGTAAATGTAAGTCTGACAATTGATCAGAATTCATTGGACGAAGTGTTGGTTGTCGGGTATGGAACGCAAAAAAAAGCAAATTTAACCGGAGCCGTCTCCCAGGTTACTAAAGAAGATCTTGAAAGTAGACCGATAACCAATATAAATTCAGGCTTACAGGGATTG encodes:
- a CDS encoding RteC domain-containing protein, which translates into the protein MIQFCREILIELKSQVEEEDFESVPEEIHFFKEIKPQPMSYLIYYTYVRSCELHKPKAGKQYKIRFLEKEMRKVNKFFAKNTDFTYYMEQGYTYLDHTFFTRRGIEKFPMDPTENQYFDPDFTTSHDLLWAKIQAVYRYIHYLREQLQKLHGKDLEFSIDKKHRVLVWTNSKTALVELIYALHNNEAFNYGKSDLNTITHALEEVFNIRLDNISKTYMEIKARKGSKTKYLDELGIKFQLKMEAEDGR
- a CDS encoding RNA polymerase sigma-70 factor; this translates as MKSIQINDFNLLASQVKNGSTLAYKKLFDSLWEPLYRHTQSIVMDEHAAKDILQEIWIDYWNRKTTISPINIRAYLFQAAKYKSLNYLRNTKFNKVHVEALDQFIQEDEFSIDGLEKDKLLGKILEDAINNLPERCKAIFKMSRMEGYTNDEIAQSLNISKRSVENQISIALKKLRVDLKGHELAFVIFSLYLI
- a CDS encoding FecR family protein, with the translated sequence MNEKSFKSIITKFLKKESSEKEYKYIEDFENFLFDRNKSNVFKDEDHKSRIKNEIYRVVNRNVHKSGFPWLRIAAVIAILIGTAFLTLYYYPILNNSRLSFQTKDSPEYFILPDSSTIWLDSHSKLFYHKSFTTSRKIELDGAAFFNVKRNANKPFIVDFDQHEVLVTGTKFSVSNRNKILQKVAVKEGSVRVSSNTGFDNVDLKANTYLEILPGKIKKGIKAFSDKGYWSPKKLIFENITLDAALDSISARYNLTLVVPNETSLNLQKKITASYSGTTSIYEIVDGLTLLTPYQYEIDVKSQELKIQTR